One Roseimicrobium gellanilyticum DNA window includes the following coding sequences:
- a CDS encoding type III polyketide synthase: protein MNAYIHHIATLAAPFVYRQDTIRERMMGWTSDERHRRLLSALYKRSGIETRHSVLESFFETGGHGLFQPDGGGRPGNPGTAERNARYAKASRDMAEEVARRALHGSGYQASDITHVIYVTCTGFVNPGPELHLVESLGMNPGVERYTLGFMGCYAAFPALRMASQFCAACEDAVVLVVCLELCTLHLQLEDKPDVMLANSLFADGAAAALVTAHSPAKEIPAYSLDGFTSELVPSGAAHMAWDIGNHGFEIKLSSYVPEILGAEMQTLMTRVLGKHHCTPADIAEWAVHPGGRAILDKVEQGLQLPYTALASSRRVLRNHGNMSSATVLFVLKDLLGTPTQATGPTCAMAFGPGLTVEVALLERLGCKPVHRATENTALQTLHDSTLHG from the coding sequence ATGAACGCCTACATACACCACATAGCGACTCTGGCGGCTCCATTCGTCTACCGACAAGACACCATCCGCGAGCGGATGATGGGATGGACGTCCGATGAACGGCATCGCCGCCTCCTGAGCGCCCTGTACAAGCGCTCCGGCATTGAGACCCGGCACAGCGTGCTGGAGAGTTTCTTTGAGACCGGTGGCCACGGCCTCTTCCAACCGGACGGTGGCGGGCGCCCGGGAAATCCGGGCACAGCCGAGCGGAATGCACGCTATGCCAAAGCCTCCCGTGACATGGCCGAGGAAGTTGCCAGACGTGCGCTCCATGGCAGCGGCTACCAGGCCAGTGACATCACACACGTGATCTATGTCACCTGCACTGGATTCGTGAATCCCGGACCAGAGCTGCATCTCGTCGAATCGCTCGGCATGAATCCTGGCGTGGAGCGTTACACCCTTGGGTTCATGGGCTGCTATGCGGCCTTCCCCGCGCTACGCATGGCATCGCAGTTCTGTGCAGCTTGCGAAGACGCCGTCGTGCTCGTGGTCTGTCTGGAGCTCTGCACATTGCACCTGCAGCTGGAAGACAAGCCGGACGTGATGCTGGCCAATTCACTCTTTGCTGACGGCGCAGCAGCAGCGCTCGTGACCGCACACTCGCCAGCGAAAGAAATCCCCGCCTACAGTCTGGATGGATTCACCTCGGAGTTGGTTCCTTCGGGCGCTGCGCACATGGCATGGGACATCGGCAATCACGGCTTCGAGATCAAGCTGAGTAGCTACGTGCCGGAGATACTCGGAGCAGAGATGCAGACACTCATGACACGGGTGCTTGGCAAACATCACTGCACACCCGCGGATATCGCAGAGTGGGCCGTGCATCCGGGTGGTCGCGCCATTCTGGACAAGGTGGAGCAGGGATTGCAACTGCCATACACAGCCCTGGCGAGCTCGCGCCGCGTGCTGAGGAACCATGGCAACATGAGCAGCGCGACCGTGCTCTTTGTGTTGAAGGATCTCCTGGGGACGCCGACGCAAGCAACTGGACCGACCTGCGCGATGGCCTTTGGCCCGGGTCTGACGGTGGAGGTGGCACTTCTCGAGCGTCTGGGCTGCAAACCTGTGCATCGGGCCACCGAGAACACTGCCCTGCAAACCTTGCACGACTCCACACTGCATGGCTGA